TTTTGAGCCTGAAAGATCATTTGACAGACCTAGAAAAGGGGACTTTGCTAGCATAACTCCGTAAGTTGTACTTTTCTTCTCTTCAGAGTTCCTGACGATCAAGGACTAGTACTAACTTATAGGAAGATTCTTTGTCTTCTTGCCCAAACACCCAAATCTTGTGTATTTACCCATGAGCAGGGTATCAAGTGTCCAAGCCAGAGGTGATCTTCAAATTGGAGCAAGGAGAAGAGCCATGGATCTCAGAGAGAGAAATCCAAAGACCTTTCTGTCCAGGTAAATGAGTAAGAACTCTGctcatggaaatcagtgtagacAGTGGCACAGCTTATAGAGGCACGGGAGCTATCAACCTGCAGAAGAAGCTGAGCCATTTCTGAGTGACATTCTGCATGTCGTCTCTTCTTTAGTCAGGTATTCCTGCTGGCAGTAAGTCTTTGGGGAAAGatacccaagtgctgggattaccagcatgTACCACAACACCCAGCTTTATACCATCTTGAGAAGTTAGCCCTACCACATCTCTTTAATGCCAGCATCCAGAAGGctgaggtagatggatctctgtgagttccaggatagtcatgtcttcatagtgagatcctatcccaaaacaaagcaaaaccaaaaaccagaaatCACTGTAAGATGAATCTTGGTCCTAGCCTCACAGCACTGTGTTCTAAGCACACATTCCAAAGGACTCAACACTACCTTCAGTATTTAAAAAGAAGCATGATAGCcgggtggtagtgcatgcctttagttccagcacttgggaaacagaggtaggtagatctctgagttccaggccagcctggtctacagagctagttccaggacagctagggctacacagaaaaaccctgtctcagaaaaaaaaagttacctttttaatgcatttttaaggAAGTTGGAAACATAAGTATGCATATCATTAACTAgagttcagttttttttcttttttgcctttgaaatattaagaataaaatccagtggaatgtaaaaaataaattaataaaaattgtatatattccaaaacaaaagaataatatccagggctttgtacaagttctttaaaaaaaaaaagtgctgtatCACTGAACTATATCCTGAGCCCAgagttcaatttttaaattaattaaccTATTAATTCTTTAAATCTAAGAGCATGTCtcgagaaagaaaggaaaacaaaatctcagGGCATGTTTTATTATGTTCACCCTTTCAACCCATACTCTCTAGtattcttgttttgagacaaggtttctttgtgtgcctttggctgtcctaaaactcgctttgtagaccaagctggccttgaactcagagattcacctgcctttgcctcccgagtgttgggatcaaagacCTGCACCACCACTACATggccttgcttttgtttgtttgtttgttttggggggggttgtaggtttttttcctcttttttaatttattttttacattccaatcctagttcctcctccctccttttttgaGAGAGCATCTCCCTACATGTATCCATTCTAGCCTCAGACTCATGATCTgttctgcctcagttttccaagtaCGGGAATTATAGATATAAGCGACTATGCCTGGTATTTTCCTTAGCTTTTAAAGGTAACCACTTTTTAAGATTTGttactttatgtgcatgagtgttttgcctgcatgtatgtatgtgcttcttgTACATGCCTGATGCCCATACAGCTCAGaaaaaagggcattggatcctctgggactggagttacagatggacaCGAgtttccatgtgagtgctgggaatcaaacctggtattccacaagagcaacaagttctcttaaacactgagcctacTCCTCAGCCCTAAAGCTTACCATtcgcagggcggtggtggcgcacgcctttaatcccagcacgcgggaggcagaggcaggcgcatctctccagagcgagtgccaggataggctccaaagctacacagagaaaccctgtctcaaaaaacaacaaaacaaaaacaaaaacaaaaacaaacaaacaaaaagcttacCAAGCTTACCATTCTTAGAACCTGAAAGTTGATATGTTATCTAGTATTATAATTCTGTGGTAAAACAGACTTAGGAATATATCTGTTGATTGAAATAAATCCTTGGTCAAGAGAGGTGATGGGagagctggggatatggctcagcaattagagcacttgctcttgcagaagacccaggttcagttcccagcacctacacagtggtTCATAACTAACTAGCtataggagatctgatgccctcttctaacctcaatgggcaccaggcacacacactgcacatacatgcagataaaactctgatacacataaaataaaatgaataaatcttttaaaagttttttaaaaattaaagaggtaattggggactggggagatggctcagttagtaaagtgacTTCTTTCAAACATGAGAACCTCATTTTAgatctgtaaccccaacactggtaggaagtggaaagtgagaaacagatggatccctggagcttatcggccagccagtctggctgaatcagtgagctccaggtccagttagagccctgtctcaaaaactaaataggccagtgagatggctcagcaggtaaaacacttgctgccaagtctgatcaGGCAGGTTTGATTCCTGAGACCCACATAGCGGAAGGAGAAAATTTATTCCTTCAACTTTTCCTCTGACCactatacatgtgtacacacacacacacacacaatgaatgcaattttattttattggaacttgctatgtagaccaggctggcctcaaactcataaagatcctcctgcctttgcctcccaagtgctgtggatTAAAGGTTTGCCTGgcaataaatgttattttaaaaatacatacatacattacacacattaaaaaacatacacaaagagaGATGATTGCTATAGAATCACAGCTCAGATAGACTGAAATTATTCCTAGTTGTAAGGGCAAAAATAACTTGCTTtctgaaacattattttttttctccagttttaaTATAGTGTGTGGCCTCCAAGTATGTCAAAGAATCTCTTCAGTAGATCCTTGCCCAAAGATTTTTCTCTGCACTGTTTAGAAGCCTGCTAATAGGTGACTgtaaagaaattattaaatcaactttaaataaattataaaattgatGTTTAATACaagggtagtttttttttttgttaagccCCACAAAATAGAAACGAAACATGGACATCTGCATGACAGAATATGATTCTATTTTGCTTGTGTCTGTACCTCACACACTTAGGCTCCttcattcttttgtttcctgTCAAACTCACCCCACTAACATGGACTTTCCTCATTCTCTGGACATGACAGGCACTCTGGATTTGTGATATTCACTGGCACCTCACTCTTTCTTTACTGCAGTTTAAGACTTCTGCACAGATCAAAGGATTTATTTCAAAATAGTCATgcataatttatatttcattttctcatctgtgcTATATAGTGTTTTGTTTGAAATGGAAGGAACTTGAAAGTTTTTacattctgtatttctttcagACTGGAAGACCAGGCCTGACACCAAGTCGTTGGGTATTCAGCGTGGCAAATCTGAAGTATCCCATAGTACAAATGTTCTGTCACATGCCATATTAGGAGATATCTGGGATGCCAGTATCCAGAAGCACCAGGAAGGTTGGAAGAGACATCTGGAGCCAGAGGTGTCTTCCCAGAAAAAAATAGCCACTCTAGAGAAAAATTTTGAACAAAACAAATTTGATGAAGACTCTAGATTGAGCATAGACTTGGTTCCAAAACTAGACATTCCTTCAAGTCTAAAGCCCAGTGAATGTGAAAGACTTGGAAATAATGTGGACTATAACTCAGAATTAGTTACTCAGAGTAGTATCCCTGCAAAAAAGAAGCCTTATAAGTGTGATAAATGTAGGAAATCATTTATTCACAGATCATCACTTAATAAACATGAGAAAATTCACAAAGATGATGCTTATCCCAATGGTACAGACCAAGGAGTTTATTCTGGAAGGAAACATCATGAATGTACTGATTGTGGGAAGACCTTCCTCTGGAAAACACAGCTTACTGAACATCAGAGAATTCACACTGGGGAAAAACCCTTTGAGTGTAATGTGTGTGGAAAGGCCTTCAGGCACAGCTCATCCCTAGGTCAACATGAAAATgcacatacaggagagaaaccctaccaGTGTAGTCTCTGTGGGAAAGCCTTTCAGCGCAGTTCCTCTCTTGTTCAACACCAGAGAATTCACACGGGAGAAAAACCCTACCGATGTAATCTCTGTGGGAGGTCATTCAGGCATGGTACATCCCTCACTCAACATGAGGTCACACATAGTGGAGAGAAACCGTTCCAGTGTaaggaatgtgggaaagccttcagtaGATGTTCTTCCCTTGTCCAACATGAGAGgactcatactggagagaaaccctttgAATGTAGCATATGTGGGAGGGCTTTTGGTCAGAGCCCATCCCTTTATAAGCATATGAGGATTCATAAAAGAGGCAATCCTTACCAAAGCAGTAACTTCAGCATGGCTTTTGAGCCTAACACATCTCTTATTCAAGGTGAAAGTGCACTTACTGAAGTAAAATCATACCGTTGTAATGATTGTGGAGAAGACTTCCATCATATTACAGACTTCACTGACCATCAGAGGATCCATGCTGGAGAAAGTTCCTTTAACTCTGAACAGGCCTTCAGTCAGCAGCCTGTGTCTCATcctagagagaaaccctatcaatgTAATGTATGTGGAAAAGCTTTTAAAAGGAGTACAAGTTTTATAGAACATCatagaattcatactggagaaaaaccctatgaatgtaatgaatgtggaGAAGCCTTCAGTAGACGCTCATCACTTACCCAACATGAGAGAAcgcacactggagagaaaccatatgaatgtattgactgtgggaaagccttcagtcAAAGTTCTTCTCTTATTCAGCATGAAAGaactcatactggagagaaaccctatgaatgtaatgaatgtgggCGTGCCTTTAGGAAGAAAACCAACCTGCATGATCATCagagaattcacactggagaaaaaccctatgcTTGTAAGGAATGTGGGAAAAACTTCAGTAGAAGCTCAGCTCTTACTAAACACCAGAGAATTCATACACGAAATAAACCATAGGAAACATAAAATTGTGGAATGGATAGGAAGCTTTGTCTAAAATACTGTTCCAATCCAGTATCAGGATTCTGAAAGTTTGAGAATGTTATTACGTTTTTGTATGCTGCTTATGGAGAAAACTGTGCTAttagacagatttttaaaaaaaataaaagccacctTTTTTGTATTTGATTACAGGCTTTTTATAAAACTGCATACAACATATGTAGTCATTTAGAAATTATATGACCTTGCTAAAGCTTTTGAAAATGTGTGTCTGAAATCACTAAGTTTTGACAGCGTGGCATATAAATCCTACTGTTTACAAccttaaagaaaactcaaataatATGGCCCAAACTCATTTTAAACATTACAGTTTCACTTGACTGAAACTCTTACATGAAGTTTGAAACCATGGGAATCAGTTTGTTTCCAATAAGTCAGCACTCAAAGACTTAGAACAGCTCAAGCATTTCAGATGCAGAGGAGTGAAAGCTGAACTTGGTTGCACAGGAGGATATAACTTGTAGTGCAAAGCTGAATGGAAAAGTCTGGTGTCCTGGTTCTTGGCCTCATCCCCTTGCTGGAGAAAGGGTACTGTAGAATTCAGGGGCTTTAGAGTAAAAAGTTTAAAGTAAATACCAAACATTTTGTGAGCTCCCACGGGTTGGACATTTGGGAGTGCCTGAAGACATAATAGGCAACAAAGAATATGCAAATTTATTGCAAATAAGGCCACTTATTGCAAGCTTACAAAGCAAAAGATGAGCAGAAACTGAAAATAGTtggactgcacacacacacacacacacacacacagacacacacacacagacacacacacacacagacacacacacacacacacacacagacacacagacacacacacccttcagCTAACACGTCATTTCATTGTACTTTTCATGGCACTGCATGAAAAGACATTACTCCAAGCCTTCCTCTCAActgccctcccaccccacccctctctttgtcactgtctctttcttttcttttattctcctcaaagcccacccaacCACTAGTGGTGCacctcctccaatgaggccacacctcctaatccttcctgaaCAGTCCACCAACTGAGAACCAGACATTCAACTGTATGAGCCtatgaggccattctcattcaaatcactacacCCACCTCTTCTTTCTCATAATCCTGCTGTGCCGACCATAGCGTCATAAGGCAGGGTGTCACCATAGTTCAGTGATATTTTTAGGGGCTCATGTGTTACCTAGTTCCTCAAGTCAGTTCTTacagtttttgtttgattggtttgggggtttggggttttttgtttgtctgcttgcttgcttgcatgcTTGCTTGTTTTTAGTATATCTGGGAGAGAAACTTTATTTTTGGCTGCTCAGCTGAAAAAGCCCACTTTCTTACCATAGTATTACAAGAGAGGATAAAGATGGTGTGTAGATGTTCTTATTCTCTTCCCTGAGCTTGGGCCTAGCTTAATTCCTGAAGTTCTCTAGGATTCAATGAGCTCCTACTATCAATCCAACAATCCCTCATTTTTGCTTAAGCTTATTTTGGACATGTTTCTTATACTTATATTAAATAAACCTACTGTAGGTGGAttttcagatatcctgcatatcaggtatttacccttagttcataatagtagcaaaattacagttatgaagtagcaacaaaaataattttatgagagctggagagataggctcagtggttaaggataCTAGCTGGGCTTCCAGACGtgctgtgttcaattcccagcaaccacatgatagctcacaaccatctgtaatgagatctgatgctgtcttctggtctgcagggatacgtgtagacagaacactgtatacataaatacatatatatatatatatatatatatatacacatatatatacacatatatatatacacacacatatatacatacacacacacacacacacacacacacacatacacacacacacatatatatatatatatatatatatatgtatatattataggttttcaagacaggccttctctgtattgctttggagcctgtcctggaactagctctgtagaccaggctggcttccaactcacagagatcctcctgcctctgcctcccgagtgtagggattaaaggcatgtgccaccaatgccccgccaagaaatattttttttaaaaaaagaaaattttatcagTGGTAGTCATCACACCATCAGGAACTAtagtaaagggtcacagcattaggggagtgagaaccactactctaagGAGATATTTGTGCCCCTCCCTTTGGCTATCAGACTAATGTAAAAAGGGGctccaaagaattaaaatttccTCAGGAATCCCATGCTGGGGGTGGAGGAAAGACTGAAGGCCTGATGCCATCCAGATGATGAACTTGTCTCCCAGGAGAAACTTCTGATAACTTATCAGACCACCTTGGAGACACACTGGAGCACAGGCAATGATGGGTCACTGATGAAAGGGACCAGGCCCTGGTTAGGATTGTTTAATTATGCATGCATATAACTCTTCCCTTTGGTTTAAAACTCTCAGTACCAGAAAGATGTCAGGGGGTAGGCAGAACATATTTATTTGTTCCCTTCCCGATGTAGTCATGTGAAATAAATCTctttcccacctgccagttcTCAAATAACTGACATGgagactcaatattaattataaatgctcagccaaggggctggagagatggctcagcagttaagagcactggctgcagttccagaggacctgggttcaattcccagcactcacatggcagctcacaacttgtctgtaaccccagttccaggggatctgataccttcacaccaatgcacataaagttaaataagttATTAAAAGAAACACTCAattgatagctcaggcttattactaactagctcttacaacttaaaattaacccatttctattaatctatattctgccatgtggtgtttcctctctttcatctgacacctcctgtttccttctcATGTCTtgctggcaactcctctgacttCCCCATGTGCATAGTCTGGTTTTCctacctaaccttatcctgtccagctgttggtcagtcagcttctttattaaaccaaccacagcataatttacagcatacagaaagattATGCCACAGcattcccctttttttctaaataaaaataaaggttttaattttaacatagtaaaattatatacaacaaaacagttatcaagtaagtaatattctattatctatctttgtgagtcaaaagtttcatatctaatttacctttttatcataactaaggaaaactttaagtctaattattattataagtCTATTATTATAGTTTTTAATTCCATCATGGATCCCAGGAGTGTGAAATGTTACCTAGTGACAggaacatctggctgcctggacagtcaccctagGTTCTTCTGTAACATTAGTGTATCCAACTTCGGCCTACAGGCTTGGTATATCTGACATTTCTGAGAAccagggaattttgaaggactttcccaccttgtcttggctAAGTTTGACAGTCACATTCTTTTGAATCCTGCTGGTTCAGTTTGGACTGTcagcaagggcagtttctttgcccaaatggctagcttttgctATAAAGAGAGCAAATTCCATTcagaggttcttcaatgcccttCAATCGTGTTTTCAAGTAAATGGGTACTGTCAGATGCACATGCATCTCACTGACAAAAGTCCTATggcattaaaaaaacattttaaataccatattatGAAGGTcattgaagtgtttgaagaccatctatctaaatatatttgtttaacatacctaatatgactacaagtttgattattatagatgactgaCTACTAacctctattttttaaattatacttttcattttttaatgagttgtataagcacaataccccaaacaagagtagaaacatacatatagtgtagtaaaaataactttaaatttgtatcaataaaccaaaatccatacctgTCCAGGCCTCACATTGAGGGGGCCATCTGTCAGGTCCATGCTTAAAAGGAgtagtgtggattgaggaaagaaatagtcTAGAGACAGAGTCAGGATGGCACCCAGTAAATACTAGGATTAGTCCCAAGTTTATTACTAAAAACTCTTATATCCaaataaaaagagggaaggaagggaaaagactTCCTTActaagatacaaagaacaagcaagagtaattaccttctcaataccccAAACAtaaagtaaccacaccctaaactaaatatcctgttgttaaaGTGAGACATCCATTAGCTACACtttaggccaaatatcctgttgtcaaggcaagACACACAATAGCCAGACCTTAGGTGTAACATACTGTGGTTTTAACCTTGAAGGAGCAATAATAgacttgaactctctgaccttatgtCAAGATGGAACAGAGCCCCATCTATGGGCCTTCACACATAATCATTGTAAAATATTAAACACCAGTAATTGCTTTTTTGGTCTAAAAGTATactcaataatctacccttttattctatcatttctatatccctgtttttcttttcaaaacaagatccctgaatctaatctattttgttctgttttttcccCAACCATTACCAATAACTTGTAACCACCACCCCCCgtaaatgataataaacatccATAGCCAATATTTGGAAATGTGGGCATCATCCTCTAGACTACTTCTTGTTGTCTGTGGGCACTGGTATCTTTAGGGGAACATTGAGAAAATCAGTATAATCGTTAGGTCTTGACTGGAATAttttgtgaggctggaccatctcagtcagcagccttgaagctgttttggatgcagaattctgaggagactgtaacagaggcattctgagagactGAATCACCTGGGACAtctgttttcattggtgtttggtcccttgttctgaaaatacataaacttttaaaggtaacactTTACAAGTATGGAATATGTGGTGTGTACAAGTCaaagatgatttttgttttatgtttgagcaggtaaaatacaTGTTACTTGTTttatagattttttgttttgtttagtttttttagatttttttttatgtctataGTCAGGTTTTTCCAGGATTCTTCCTGGATCAAATCTGATCCATATCAAACTGGAATGattccatagcttttcattttctgtggaaataaaaggcTAACCTTTCCCCCCAAAGCAACAcacttttgacttaaattttgaagtcaagattttttttaaatatatatgttggtTTAATCTAGCAGATATtataatccaatgtctcttagcagccaaaaaattcaaagccaacacaataacatacaagATCCAgactctgtatattttccatctctacatggcttttttcttttacattactTTACTCCcctttttaaggactttattattttaaatatatatattaaatataaatatttatttatattaaatttaatatattaatatgttaaattaaatatattaaatttaaatatatatatatagagagagagagagagagagagagagagaaagagagagactgtttataccctttttcttttctctcccaagtcttcatacatttttaaacacactgtaagcCACTTggagttttttcttcttctgaatcTGTCTCTACTATGTATCTGtaatctttttctgaccacatgagtctttaaaCTGCTAAGCGGTATGACTAGGACCTCTGCCTCTGTTTTGGTGGCTGACTCCTGCTTGGTTTTCTGAGAGCCTTGCTTCATGGTGGAGGTAACAGTGAGAACCACGTTTACTACTCCAACTCTGGGGGGTTTTGGGGTTCATGCTACCACCAAGTAGTGTGGTACCGATGCTCATAAACCCCATTTAAATGTTcagtagcagggcctcttaaaagatcTGTGCCTTTTTGTCACTAGCACTGGGCCAGGAATctgtctcttaaaggagccatgccTCTGCTTGATGCTAGCACACAGAGCCTATCAGAGAAAAGGTAGtcaccaagaagccatgcttgactCTTTTTGTGTATTTAAAATCCTTGTTTAAGTTTTGTCAGGTCTTATGTGGAAATTCTGACCCCTCATTAGAACATTGTTTATAGGTagacttttctttcctgtccAAAACTGACATGgagactcaatattaattataaatgcttgactgCTAGCTCAGGTtcattactaactagctcttgcaacttaaattaacccatttctgttactctacattctgccacatggcattacctctctgttgtttttcttgtttaattgTTATTGCCTTTTAAGCTACAGCTAGCCTATTCAGCAACTGCCACTCCACCTACCAGCAGTAGCTAGGCCACAAGAGCCAAAGCCTGAGGGAATTATGTTTCATCAGGTACAGACTCTTTTAAAGCTACTAAGAAaacttatttgaatttctgtccCACTAAAGAAATCAAGATTCAAAGattgaggtagaatcctgcttcccagagaggctgaatacaAGCAGCTCATCTCCTCAAATCTCCCAATAAGTCCTCATGTGGTTTATCACCCCTCCTTATgtaaacccttctccacctggttcctccctacaacttcctgtcagctattTGCTGACCCAGCCTCTGTACCgaaggtgaattttatttaatcaaacacatctttgcattattaaacaaattttccagagcataaacaaaagtaacacatcttaaaataatattctacaacacctcTCTTTCATTTTGCAACTCCTGTTTTCTCTTCGTGTCTGGATGGTGACTCCTCTGATTCCACCCTTCTCCTTCTAAGTGTCCTTAGTCTGGTTTTCCACCgaaccttatcctgtccagctattggccagtcagcttctttattaaaccaatcacagtgtaCTTTGCACAATGTACAGAAGGGTTATCCACAGCAGCCTACTATATGTATTTTGTCCTCGTTGGGGAGGCAGATAACCTGCCTGTGACTATAGCCATACTGTCAATGGCAAGTTCATCATTTAACCCCAGGATTGTCCAGCTCTAAAACCTCTTAGAATCTGAATGCAtagtcctttctttttttttctgtgacaaggtttctctgtgtagccttagctgtcctggaacttcctctgtagaccaggctggcctcaaactcacacaaatcctacctctgcctcccaagtgttggttctgaaggcatgcaccacctaaAAGTATAGTCTTAATGACATCTCCAGAGCCATGTTGTATTTGAGGAGCTGCATATAACTGTCTTTATGGGGCAAAGGAACACAGTGGCAATTAAGTAGAGAAAGTGGTGAGAGGGCTGTGGATGTGTTGTGATTGTTggggagagatagcttagcagagTGTAGCTGtgcttacagaggacccagatcttattcctggcacccatatggtggctcacagccacctgtaactccagtccaggggaaGGGATCTGTCACCCTCCTCAGTCTTGTGGATACCATGCATGCAAGtggggcacagacacacacatgcaggcaaaacactcatgcacttaaaactaaaaataaataaaatgccagACTCTTCATATGCAGGAGTTGTGTggcacatctgcaatcccagcacttgggaggagaaacaggaggatgaGAAACCCAAGGTCAGCTTTGGCCACATTGCAAGCTCAAAGCCTGTCCAAAACATTACTCTGGGTGTTAGTGTAAGATAAtgaaaaataccactgagttcatgcctataatcacactattccagaggctgaggtgggagaatAAATATAAACTAGAGGCCATCTGAGGATACAAAATTACTtctaggttagcctgggctagaatgagaacctgcctcaaaatataaaattaagcaaaataatagcaattattaattgaaaaataactATTGCTGGGCCatgtatggtgacacacacctttaatcccagcacttgggaggcagaggcagtcagatctctgagttcgaggccagcctggattataaagtgacttccaggtcatctggggctacacagagaaattttgtcttgaaaaaccataccaaaaacaaacaaaaaactgtcacAGGGCACTGTTTTTGTTCTAATCTATCACATCCTTTAATTTATTCAAACTCTTGTTCAGTTTTTCCAGCTATATCCTTTCTTCAAACACATCCAGACAATGTTTCATGGAGGATATAGttcaaataataagaataattattGAGAGAA
The DNA window shown above is from Cricetulus griseus strain 17A/GY chromosome 3, alternate assembly CriGri-PICRH-1.0, whole genome shotgun sequence and carries:
- the Zfp90 gene encoding zinc finger protein 90 homolog isoform X1 yields the protein MAPRPPTATPQESVTFKDVAVDFTREEWHHVDPAQRSLYRDVMLENYSHLVSLGYQVSKPEVIFKLEQGEEPWISEREIQRPFCPDWKTRPDTKSLGIQRGKSEVSHSTNVLSHAILGDIWDASIQKHQEGWKRHLEPEVSSQKKIATLEKNFEQNKFDEDSRLSIDLVPKLDIPSSLKPSECERLGNNVDYNSELVTQSSIPAKKKPYKCDKCRKSFIHRSSLNKHEKIHKDDAYPNGTDQGVYSGRKHHECTDCGKTFLWKTQLTEHQRIHTGEKPFECNVCGKAFRHSSSLGQHENAHTGEKPYQCSLCGKAFQRSSSLVQHQRIHTGEKPYRCNLCGRSFRHGTSLTQHEVTHSGEKPFQCKECGKAFSRCSSLVQHERTHTGEKPFECSICGRAFGQSPSLYKHMRIHKRGNPYQSSNFSMAFEPNTSLIQGESALTEVKSYRCNDCGEDFHHITDFTDHQRIHAGESSFNSEQAFSQQPVSHPREKPYQCNVCGKAFKRSTSFIEHHRIHTGEKPYECNECGEAFSRRSSLTQHERTHTGEKPYECIDCGKAFSQSSSLIQHERTHTGEKPYECNECGRAFRKKTNLHDHQRIHTGEKPYACKECGKNFSRSSALTKHQRIHTRNKP